Proteins from a single region of Runella sp. SP2:
- a CDS encoding S41 family peptidase, with product MKRLLCLFFVVQSWAVSAQNCDCRTNLDSLIQKISTDYAGYRDKVSTSKNRLAYARMVTQLRIQSMRSPSRAECFDILATYINYFQDKHLQIGVYNKEHVAKIFDPLTESQARQLTQKALSSSPEGIWWHDEKKLKIAIVKDGKTADAYKGVVLESADTTYKTGQLFSKIKKNGTFYNVHEFGSYLLSLDPRAKFQGNIFYNYFPWKRLFPHATTPAEEQEVATWQNGNKGLACWKPSPNVVCVRIPTFGMQWSQFEAFIKKNDSLIRATPYLIIDVRNNGGGNFGMELLLPYLYTKPFVVKGGLMQASINNNRVFSSDYSSDSTLLRKLRQNIGAYVPQPDFPVSYEAALPNPKKVVILQNALCGSATEYSIQVVKDFEKVTTMGENTMGMMDYGDLRQPTPIPCPDFTFVIPIVKSSWTDTAPIDQTGIAPKIQLKSPESDWLGEAVKYLENQK from the coding sequence ATGAAACGTTTATTGTGTTTGTTTTTTGTGGTGCAAAGTTGGGCAGTAAGTGCCCAGAACTGCGATTGTCGGACCAACCTTGACTCCTTAATTCAAAAAATAAGTACTGACTACGCGGGCTATCGCGATAAAGTTAGCACTTCCAAAAACCGTCTTGCGTACGCGCGTATGGTCACGCAGTTGCGTATTCAGTCGATGCGGAGCCCGTCGAGGGCGGAGTGCTTTGATATTTTGGCCACCTATATCAACTATTTTCAAGACAAACACCTCCAAATAGGTGTTTATAACAAAGAACACGTTGCCAAAATTTTTGACCCACTTACTGAAAGTCAGGCGCGCCAGCTGACCCAAAAAGCCCTCAGTTCGTCGCCCGAAGGGATTTGGTGGCACGACGAGAAAAAGCTCAAAATTGCGATTGTAAAAGACGGAAAAACCGCCGATGCCTATAAAGGTGTTGTACTTGAAAGTGCCGATACGACCTACAAAACAGGCCAGTTGTTTTCCAAAATCAAGAAAAACGGGACATTTTACAACGTTCACGAATTTGGCAGCTATTTGCTCAGCCTCGACCCGCGCGCGAAGTTTCAAGGAAATATTTTTTATAACTATTTTCCTTGGAAAAGGCTTTTTCCACACGCTACAACCCCTGCTGAAGAACAGGAGGTAGCCACTTGGCAAAACGGAAACAAAGGCTTGGCGTGTTGGAAGCCTTCACCCAACGTGGTGTGTGTACGAATCCCCACTTTTGGAATGCAATGGAGTCAATTTGAGGCATTTATCAAAAAGAATGATTCGCTCATTCGAGCTACTCCGTACTTGATTATTGATGTACGGAACAACGGTGGTGGCAATTTCGGCATGGAACTGCTCTTGCCTTATCTATACACCAAGCCGTTTGTGGTCAAAGGAGGGCTGATGCAAGCCTCTATCAACAATAACCGTGTTTTTAGCAGCGATTACAGTAGCGACAGTACATTGTTACGAAAATTACGCCAAAATATCGGCGCGTACGTTCCCCAGCCTGATTTTCCTGTGAGCTACGAAGCGGCCTTACCCAACCCCAAGAAGGTGGTCATTTTACAAAATGCGTTGTGCGGGAGTGCCACCGAGTACTCGATTCAGGTGGTCAAAGATTTTGAAAAAGTAACTACAATGGGCGAAAACACTATGGGGATGATGGACTACGGTGATTTGCGTCAACCTACCCCCATTCCGTGTCCCGATTTTACGTTTGTGATTCCCATTGTAAAATCTTCGTGGACAGATACTGCTCCCATCGACCAAACGGGTATTGCTCCCAAAATTCAACTCAAGTCGCCTGAGTCGGACTGGTTAGGGGAGGCGGTTAAGTACCTTGAAAATCAGAAATAA
- a CDS encoding tRNA-(ms[2]io[6]A)-hydroxylase has product MSLTTLGLELPTDPRWVNIAEMQLEEILIDHAYCEQKAASACISMIVHFPEKEKLVEVMTPVVAEEWAHFRMVLKELNKRGYKLGRARKDEYVNRLQEVVKKKGDRDEVFLDRLLFCALIEARSCERFKLLSQHISDEGLRSFYHELMVSEAGHYRNFIELAEEYLPAEKVRERWKQLLAEEAKIMQTLEVRGDRMH; this is encoded by the coding sequence ATGTCTCTCACTACTCTTGGACTCGAACTACCCACCGACCCCCGCTGGGTAAACATTGCCGAAATGCAATTGGAAGAAATCCTGATTGACCACGCTTATTGTGAGCAAAAAGCCGCTTCGGCTTGTATTTCGATGATTGTGCATTTTCCCGAAAAAGAAAAATTGGTCGAAGTAATGACGCCAGTTGTTGCCGAAGAATGGGCGCACTTTCGGATGGTATTGAAAGAACTCAATAAGCGTGGCTATAAACTCGGGCGCGCTCGTAAAGACGAGTACGTCAACCGTTTGCAAGAAGTGGTGAAGAAAAAAGGTGACCGTGATGAAGTATTTCTCGACCGCTTGTTGTTTTGTGCGCTCATCGAAGCCCGAAGTTGTGAGCGGTTTAAATTACTGTCACAACATATTTCCGACGAGGGACTACGGAGTTTTTACCATGAGTTGATGGTTTCGGAGGCAGGGCATTACCGAAACTTTATCGAATTGGCCGAAGAATACCTCCCCGCCGAAAAAGTACGCGAACGCTGGAAACAACTCTTGGCCGAAGAAGCCAAAATCATGCAAACCCTCGAAGTGCGCGGTGACCGTATGCACTAA
- a CDS encoding carboxypeptidase-like regulatory domain-containing protein produces MRCSLFIVWGTVVLLLKLSLFAHGQTTATLTGYVGDATTGKPMPFANVYVNGSTRGAVTDEKGAFTLVGIPLGTVEIVASFIGYEPEKRTFRFDNASPQKADFRLKASAQTLETVVVRGNQKQREQHLRQFKKELLGEPFGGQCQLVNSDVLYFNEENNHLYATANEPLMIENQALGYRLVYDLQHFDAAASGKTYSAGTARFEELKPESERQANRFRRNRLAAYQGSIRHLMASLVDNTFEQAGFMVFQEDVTKPIPADRKSMTLAAAISDYKRLIPVKAATLIQPGKLPTERRLVSSMKLIVFYRNASSNFSPYPDARYEYTEISLPSGSLQLATNGVITKPEGMVAQGSMGDDRLSTMLPAEWQPEANAKESLTNDPLAMQGKIALPDSSLKRITAAFSERFKLLAPTLFVHIDKPFYATGDRLWMSAYLLDAVNHQRASGETAIHVDLLTPAGKQVQHQWVRIVEGRGEGNFRLSDTLMTGTYHLRAYTDEDDAQHRPAFERSVMVYNLLRNSNASTPNDTVSKLLDVQILPEGGRWISGLPARLGVKILQPNGHGLAIAGRIVDDLGVEVVGFKTNQQGMTSVLLEPKAQRTYYANLTYNNQPQRVPLPKPEMEGLVLSADVMSDTTRLVLTIRSSKRTSPDSAYVVIQQHGRVIDQRKVLLQNGVAKLNLPVTAWPAGFTQITLYDAVGKAHAERLVFVPESTASVRVAVSFNKNRYQPREQAILSINLSDNGAPVLAALSASITDADQVFDDTAEANIHTHLLLTGELRGRIETPNQYLKNRSTETLQALDDLLLTQGWRRVSGTPETEQFGGVSLKGRILNAKNQPIPGAKLTVVSTGTGKSFVGTAGADEQGRFRLVGMAVTDTLQLMVQIMDGKSRKLSAKEAFLALETSSSQWESGRITAAPDWLTLRAESKAAQIRQESNADFYRDKTVQVLQEVTVRARKIEERPEDIQLRSLHNAADAVVVFDDKSPVFQNLYEMIQGRLTGVTVQREGVSQARSYKVFMRGVNSFKSGMQPLYLIDGVPIEDRDGTALLYYNAGDIERIEVLKNAGTTGTYGVRAGNGVIAFYTKNARTMQKNSKTNEGMTPIQFIGYPSVQREFYVPRYDAEAAIGSTSKVDYRDVLYWKPLMQTDGQGRSQLRFPLSDVVRTVRVVIQGVTTDGRPVVGVQLIRVQ; encoded by the coding sequence ATGCGTTGCTCGCTTTTTATTGTTTGGGGCACTGTTGTCCTACTTCTAAAATTATCCCTTTTTGCTCATGGCCAAACCACCGCTACACTTACTGGCTACGTGGGAGATGCCACCACGGGAAAGCCCATGCCGTTTGCCAACGTATATGTGAATGGTAGCACGCGAGGAGCGGTGACCGACGAAAAAGGAGCATTTACCCTCGTTGGAATTCCGCTTGGTACGGTTGAAATTGTAGCTTCTTTTATTGGGTACGAACCCGAAAAACGCACGTTTAGATTTGACAATGCCTCTCCCCAAAAAGCTGATTTTCGACTAAAAGCAAGCGCGCAAACCTTAGAAACGGTAGTAGTACGGGGCAATCAAAAACAACGAGAACAACACCTTCGTCAGTTTAAAAAAGAGCTTCTAGGCGAGCCATTTGGTGGGCAGTGTCAGCTTGTCAACAGTGATGTGCTGTATTTTAACGAAGAGAATAACCACCTGTATGCGACGGCCAACGAGCCGTTAATGATTGAGAATCAAGCACTGGGCTACCGATTGGTGTACGATTTGCAGCATTTTGATGCTGCGGCTTCAGGAAAGACCTACTCGGCGGGTACTGCGCGTTTTGAAGAACTAAAACCCGAAAGCGAACGGCAAGCCAATCGGTTTCGGCGCAATCGGTTAGCGGCTTACCAAGGCTCTATTCGGCATTTAATGGCCAGTTTGGTCGATAATACGTTTGAGCAGGCGGGCTTTATGGTGTTTCAAGAAGATGTCACTAAACCAATTCCCGCAGACCGTAAGTCTATGACGCTCGCCGCCGCAATCAGCGACTACAAGCGTTTGATTCCAGTCAAGGCTGCTACGTTGATTCAACCAGGAAAGTTACCGACTGAACGCCGATTGGTTTCGTCCATGAAGCTCATTGTATTTTATAGGAATGCTTCTTCAAACTTTTCGCCTTATCCCGATGCCCGTTACGAATACACCGAAATATCGCTTCCCAGCGGAAGCCTACAACTGGCTACCAATGGGGTGATTACTAAGCCTGAAGGAATGGTGGCGCAAGGTTCGATGGGCGATGACCGACTCTCGACGATGTTGCCCGCCGAATGGCAACCCGAAGCGAATGCGAAGGAGTCATTGACAAACGATCCGTTGGCGATGCAGGGGAAAATTGCACTACCTGATTCCAGCCTAAAACGCATTACTGCGGCTTTCAGTGAACGGTTTAAATTGCTGGCTCCCACCTTGTTTGTACACATTGATAAACCCTTTTACGCCACAGGAGATCGGCTTTGGATGAGTGCATACTTGCTCGATGCGGTTAATCATCAGCGAGCCAGCGGGGAAACGGCCATCCATGTGGACCTGCTTACACCAGCGGGGAAACAGGTGCAGCACCAGTGGGTGCGTATCGTGGAAGGGCGTGGCGAAGGTAATTTTCGCTTGTCGGATACGCTTATGACGGGAACCTATCACCTGCGCGCCTATACCGACGAAGACGATGCCCAGCACCGCCCAGCGTTTGAGCGGTCGGTGATGGTCTATAATCTGCTTCGAAATAGCAACGCATCCACGCCTAATGATACTGTATCTAAGCTATTAGACGTGCAAATTTTACCAGAAGGTGGTCGTTGGATTTCGGGATTACCAGCGCGTTTGGGCGTGAAAATTCTACAGCCCAATGGCCACGGCTTGGCTATTGCGGGACGTATTGTTGATGATCTGGGAGTGGAAGTCGTTGGGTTTAAAACCAATCAACAGGGGATGACCAGCGTGTTGCTAGAGCCCAAAGCGCAGCGGACTTACTATGCCAATTTAACCTACAACAACCAGCCGCAGCGTGTTCCGTTGCCCAAGCCAGAAATGGAGGGGCTTGTACTTTCGGCGGATGTAATGAGCGATACTACCCGTTTGGTGTTGACCATAAGGAGTTCGAAACGTACTTCACCCGATTCGGCCTATGTGGTGATTCAGCAGCACGGTCGGGTGATTGACCAGCGAAAAGTTTTGTTGCAAAACGGAGTAGCGAAGCTAAATCTGCCCGTAACGGCTTGGCCAGCAGGGTTTACACAAATCACCTTGTATGACGCCGTCGGTAAGGCCCACGCCGAACGATTGGTATTTGTCCCCGAATCCACCGCGTCAGTACGAGTAGCGGTGAGTTTTAACAAAAACCGTTATCAGCCACGCGAGCAGGCCATTTTGAGTATCAATTTGAGTGATAATGGAGCACCAGTGCTGGCTGCTTTATCAGCCTCGATTACCGATGCCGACCAAGTGTTTGATGATACCGCCGAAGCTAACATTCACACCCACTTATTGCTGACGGGCGAGCTTCGAGGGCGTATCGAAACCCCCAATCAGTATCTCAAGAATCGCTCTACCGAAACCCTTCAAGCACTGGACGACCTACTGTTGACGCAGGGCTGGCGACGCGTTAGTGGTACGCCCGAAACAGAACAGTTCGGTGGCGTATCGCTCAAAGGCCGTATTCTAAACGCTAAAAATCAACCTATTCCTGGGGCGAAACTCACGGTAGTATCGACAGGCACTGGCAAATCCTTTGTAGGAACGGCAGGGGCTGACGAACAGGGGCGCTTCCGTCTCGTAGGAATGGCGGTGACCGATACGCTACAGTTAATGGTGCAAATTATGGATGGAAAGTCAAGAAAACTTTCCGCCAAAGAAGCCTTTTTGGCCTTAGAAACGTCGAGTAGTCAATGGGAATCTGGGCGCATAACTGCGGCACCCGATTGGTTAACGTTGCGGGCAGAATCGAAAGCGGCTCAAATTCGGCAGGAGTCCAACGCTGATTTTTACCGTGACAAAACGGTTCAAGTCTTACAGGAAGTGACGGTTCGAGCGCGTAAAATCGAAGAAAGACCTGAGGATATTCAACTGCGGAGTTTGCACAATGCGGCCGATGCCGTTGTTGTGTTCGACGACAAATCGCCCGTTTTTCAAAATCTGTACGAAATGATTCAGGGACGGTTGACGGGCGTGACCGTTCAACGAGAGGGGGTGTCCCAAGCGCGTAGCTACAAGGTATTTATGCGGGGGGTAAATAGTTTCAAAAGTGGTATGCAACCCTTGTATTTGATAGATGGCGTGCCCATTGAGGACCGCGATGGAACGGCTTTGCTGTATTATAACGCAGGAGACATCGAACGCATCGAAGTGCTAAAAAACGCAGGTACCACTGGAACATACGGGGTGCGGGCGGGCAATGGGGTCATTGCTTTTTACACCAAAAACGCTCGGACTATGCAGAAAAACTCCAAAACGAATGAAGGAATGACGCCAATTCAGTTCATTGGTTATCCGTCGGTACAACGCGAATTTTATGTGCCCCGCTACGATGCAGAGGCAGCAATAGGAAGTACTTCAAAGGTGGATTATCGGGATGTTTTATATTGGAAACCCCTGATGCAAACCGACGGACAGGGACGCAGTCAGTTGCGTTTTCCGCTGTCAGACGTAGTGCGGACGGTGCGTGTGGTCATACAGGGGGTTACCACCGACGGTCGTCCAGTGGTGGGCGTTCAGTTAATTCGGGTTCAATAA
- a CDS encoding zinc-binding dehydrogenase: protein MIEAGKIRPIVDKIFPFEQTNEAMAYVESGRAKGKVVVKVK, encoded by the coding sequence TTGATTGAAGCGGGGAAAATTCGTCCTATTGTAGATAAAATCTTTCCTTTTGAGCAAACGAATGAGGCAATGGCTTATGTGGAATCGGGCCGCGCAAAAGGGAAGGTTGTTGTCAAGGTGAAATAG